In Anaerolineae bacterium, a single genomic region encodes these proteins:
- a CDS encoding ABC transporter permease subunit, with amino-acid sequence MSKSPRWKAILRQFGLHLFLLTVTATVLFPILWIVSLALDPRNIDKPLELTLLPPGASLAAFRKVLFEPFTLLCTNPTDPASCMTFGKLLLNSLYASLGTALFAVGLGSSAAYAFSRFDFIGRQAGMLGFIVLLMLPSTATLAPLYVLLSAIKTGGEPLRATLLGLAIAYASGTLPFAVWNLKGYFDTVPRELEEAALIDGDSITQVFFRIILPLSLPAMAVTVLFAFMAGWTEFVLAWAFLDDPRRFTLAMALRSMQGQFSTPWSEFAAMSILMSLPVVVLFFLMQRHIVSGLTVGSVKG; translated from the coding sequence GTGCTCTTCCCCATCCTATGGATCGTCTCCCTGGCCCTGGACCCCCGCAACATCGACAAGCCCCTGGAACTCACCCTCCTCCCGCCAGGCGCTTCCCTGGCCGCCTTCCGCAAGGTGCTCTTCGAGCCTTTCACCCTGCTATGCACCAACCCCACCGACCCGGCTTCGTGCATGACCTTCGGCAAATTGCTGCTCAACAGCCTGTATGCCTCCCTGGGCACGGCGCTTTTCGCCGTGGGGTTGGGCTCTTCGGCGGCCTACGCCTTCTCGCGCTTCGATTTCATCGGCCGCCAGGCGGGGATGTTGGGCTTCATCGTGCTGCTCATGCTGCCCTCCACCGCCACCCTGGCGCCCCTCTATGTGCTGCTCAGCGCCATCAAAACCGGGGGCGAACCGCTCCGGGCCACCCTGCTGGGCCTGGCCATCGCCTACGCCTCCGGCACGCTGCCCTTTGCCGTCTGGAACCTCAAGGGCTACTTCGACACCGTGCCCCGCGAGTTGGAAGAGGCCGCCCTCATCGACGGCGATTCCATCACCCAGGTGTTCTTCCGCATCATCCTCCCCCTCTCCCTCCCCGCCATGGCGGTCACCGTGCTCTTCGCTTTCATGGCCGGCTGGACCGAGTTCGTGCTGGCCTGGGCCTTTCTAGACGACCCGCGCCGCTTCACCTTGGCCATGGCGCTGCGCTCCATGCAGGGCCAGTTCTCCACCCCTTGGTCCGAGTTCGCCGCCATGTCCATCCTGATGTCTTTGCCGGTGGTGGTGCTGTTCTTCCTGATGCAACGGCACATCGTCTCAGGACTGACCGTGGGCAGCGTGAAAGGCTAA